The Salegentibacter mishustinae genome includes a window with the following:
- a CDS encoding Glu/Leu/Phe/Val dehydrogenase dimerization domain-containing protein, with translation MKELLKLYENKEPEIVFNWKDSETEAEGWTVINSLRGGAAGGGTRMRVGLDQNEVLSLAKTMEVKFTVSGPPIGGAKSGINFDPKDPRKKGVLERWYKAVSPLLKSYYGTGGDLNVDEINEVIPITEDCGVWHPQEGVFNGHFKPSEADKINRIGQLRQGVIKVLENTKFSPDVTRKYTVADMITGYGVAESVKHYYDIYGGDVTEKRAIVQGFGNVGSAAAYYLAQMGVKIVGIIDRVGGLINEDGFTFEEIKELFLNKEGNTIKHDNLIPFEEINEKIWELDAEIFAPCAASRLITQDQINNLIERKLEVITSGANVPFADKEIFFGSIMESTDEKVSLIPDFIANCGMARVFAYFMERRVQMTDESIFNDTSMTIKNAIQNTYDNNSSKTNISKTAFEVALKQLV, from the coding sequence AATTATTAAAATTATACGAAAATAAAGAACCCGAAATCGTTTTCAACTGGAAAGATTCTGAAACGGAAGCTGAAGGTTGGACCGTAATAAATTCTTTACGCGGTGGTGCTGCCGGTGGAGGTACAAGAATGCGTGTAGGATTAGATCAAAATGAAGTGCTTTCCCTGGCCAAAACTATGGAAGTGAAATTTACCGTTTCTGGCCCTCCAATTGGAGGAGCTAAATCGGGTATAAACTTCGATCCTAAAGATCCGCGTAAAAAAGGCGTTTTAGAGCGTTGGTATAAAGCAGTTTCCCCTTTGTTGAAGAGTTACTATGGTACCGGTGGCGATCTAAATGTAGATGAGATAAATGAAGTAATTCCTATTACCGAAGACTGTGGCGTATGGCACCCGCAGGAAGGTGTTTTTAACGGGCACTTTAAACCCAGCGAAGCCGACAAAATTAATAGAATTGGACAGTTGCGCCAGGGTGTGATTAAAGTCCTGGAAAATACCAAATTCTCTCCAGATGTAACCCGTAAATATACCGTTGCCGATATGATTACCGGTTATGGCGTAGCCGAATCGGTTAAACATTACTACGATATTTATGGCGGTGATGTAACCGAAAAAAGAGCCATTGTTCAGGGCTTTGGAAATGTGGGTTCTGCGGCAGCTTATTACCTGGCTCAAATGGGCGTTAAGATTGTGGGAATAATAGACCGTGTTGGTGGTTTAATTAATGAAGACGGATTTACTTTTGAAGAAATTAAGGAGCTTTTTCTTAATAAAGAAGGGAATACAATTAAACACGATAATTTAATTCCTTTTGAAGAAATTAATGAAAAGATTTGGGAGCTTGATGCCGAGATCTTTGCGCCTTGTGCTGCTTCCCGATTAATTACCCAGGATCAAATTAATAATTTGATTGAAAGAAAATTAGAGGTGATTACCAGTGGAGCTAATGTTCCTTTTGCTGATAAAGAAATTTTCTTCGGCTCAATTATGGAATCTACCGACGAGAAAGTTAGCTTAATCCCTGATTTTATTGCAAACTGCGGAATGGCGAGAGTTTTCGCTTATTTTATGGAAAGAAGAGTGCAAATGACCGATGAGTCTATTTTTAACGATACTTCAATGACCATTAAAAATGCCATCCAGAATACCTACGATAACAATAGCAGTAAAACCAATATCAGCAAAACAGCCTTTGAAGTTGCGCTGAAGCAATTGGTATAA
- a CDS encoding ExbD/TolR family protein: MNLRGRNKVSPEFSMSSMTDIVFLLLIFFMLTSPVITPEALDLILPKAKGKTTSVQNVSVSITKDLQFYVDDQRITQSSLESTLKTKLSGKEKPTIILRAEEGVPIEKAVNVMDIANRNSYKIVLAVKPE; the protein is encoded by the coding sequence ATGAATTTAAGAGGAAGAAATAAAGTAAGCCCAGAGTTCAGTATGAGCTCAATGACAGATATTGTATTCCTGTTATTGATCTTTTTTATGCTCACCTCGCCAGTAATTACTCCAGAAGCTTTAGATCTAATACTTCCAAAGGCGAAAGGAAAAACTACCAGCGTTCAGAATGTATCGGTGAGTATTACAAAAGACCTTCAATTCTATGTAGATGATCAGCGTATTACACAGTCTTCATTAGAAAGTACTTTAAAAACCAAATTGTCTGGTAAAGAAAAGCCAACAATTATTTTGAGAGCAGAAGAAGGGGTTCCTATAGAAAAGGCAGTAAATGTTATGGATATCGCGAATCGAAATAGTTATAAGATCGTTTTAGCGGTTAAACCCGAATAA
- a CDS encoding MotA/TolQ/ExbB proton channel family protein: protein MLYFFQQDGVAEAAQEAEPVVEEKTLSLFDLMLSGGLGGQIIILILFILLFAAVYIYFERLFAIKSASQVDKNFMLQIKDNVLNGNIESAKMRCAQSDSPVARLTEKGISRIGSPLEDINTAIENAGRLEVYKLEKNVSILATIAGAAPMIGFLGTVIGMVIAFHELATSSGQAQMGALAEGIYTAMTTTVAGLIVGIIAYIGYNHLVVKTDKVVHQMEATAVDFLDLLNEPA, encoded by the coding sequence ATGCTATACTTTTTTCAGCAGGACGGCGTTGCCGAAGCCGCCCAGGAGGCAGAACCGGTAGTAGAAGAAAAAACCCTGTCTTTATTCGATTTAATGCTTAGTGGAGGCCTTGGAGGCCAAATCATCATCCTTATTCTTTTTATCCTGTTGTTTGCGGCAGTTTATATTTACTTCGAGAGGCTGTTTGCGATAAAATCGGCCAGCCAGGTAGATAAAAATTTTATGCTTCAAATTAAGGATAACGTTTTAAACGGAAATATAGAATCGGCTAAAATGCGTTGTGCACAAAGTGATTCTCCCGTAGCCAGGTTAACCGAAAAAGGAATTTCCCGAATTGGAAGTCCGTTAGAAGATATTAATACCGCTATAGAAAATGCAGGCCGCTTAGAAGTTTACAAACTGGAGAAGAATGTAAGTATTTTGGCTACTATTGCCGGGGCTGCACCAATGATTGGTTTCCTTGGAACAGTAATAGGTATGGTAATTGCTTTTCATGAGCTGGCAACTAGTAGTGGCCAGGCGCAAATGGGAGCACTTGCTGAAGGTATTTATACCGCGATGACTACAACCGTTGCCGGACTTATTGTAGGCATTATCGCTTATATTGGATATAACCACTTAGTGGTAAAAACCGATAAAGTAGTGCACCAAATGGAAGCTACCGCAGTAGATTTCCTAGACCTGTTAAACGAGCCCGCTTAA